Sequence from the Streptomyces sp. R33 genome:
GGATGGCAACGAAGCCGAGAGACCACAGGGCCTGGGCGATCGGCCAGGCCTCGATGTCGGTCGGTTCGGTCGGATCGACCGGCCGGCTCTGCAGGTACCAGAATCCGGCCACCATGATCAGCGGCGCGATGGACGGCACCACGTACTGAGGGATCTTCTTGAGGAGCCCCTCCTGGTGGGCCATGCCGAGGATCCAGCAGGAGCCGAACATGGTGAAGTCGTTGGCGGTCTCCCAGACCCGGCCGTAGAGGAAGTCCTGGTCGACGAAGAACGTGTTCATGACGATCACCACCGCCAGCGGCGTGAACAGCGTCACCACCGGGAACTTGCGCAGGGCCCAGAGCATCAGCGGCGAGAACAGGACGTACCACAGGTACGCCCGGAGGTACCAGAGCGGGACGATGACCTGCGCGGCCCAGGTCTGTTCCACGTGGTGCTGGAGACCGGAGAAACCGGCGAGCTCCTCCCCGTACGGCGGGGTGCTCAGCGGCAGGATCCAGAACGCCAGCTTGCTCCACCACCAGTTGGGGTGGCCCTCGGAGTCGGGGCCCCAGCCGTCGACTATCTGGAGGGTGATCATGATCGCGCCGAACAGCCACATCGGCGGCAGCAGGCGGCGCAGTCGCCCGCGGATCACTCCGAGGGCGGGACGGCTGAGCGAGCGGGTCATCAGCGCGCCGGCCAGCGCGAACATCACGCCCATCGACGGGAAGACGAGGGGCAGCCAGAACCAGCCGAAGTTGTGGTAGAACACCACGCGGACCAGCGCCAGCGCGCGCAGCAGGTCGAAATAGCGGTCCCGGCCGCCCTTGCGCTCGGACGGTGCCTCCGGCTCCGGCTCCTGCTGCGGCTCCTGTCGCAGAACGGCGGGGACTCTCAACTGGACGGTGTCGTAGGAGCGCCCGGACTCGACGGATGCGGTCATGGTCAGGCCTCCACGGGTGCAGAGGCGACCTCGCCGGTGCGCCGCAGCTTCTGCCAGCGCAGTCGGCCACCGGTCATCGCCGTGATCGCGGACTGCAGCAGGACGACGTACATCAGCTGCCGGTAGACCAGCTGCTGGATCGGCAGGCTGATCAGGTGCCAGGGCTTCTCGTGGTCGAGCCGGAAGGCGTACCAGGACAGTGCGGCCTGGAGCAGGATGAAGCCGCCCCAGCTGGTGAGGGTGATCGGGGCGTCCCCGAACAGCACGCCGTACAGCAGGAACAGGTCGACCAGCGGCGCCAGCAGCGGGGCGATCACGCCGAACAGCACGACGAGCGGAAGCCCGAGCCGGCCGAAGCGCCCGGCCGGGCCGCGGGAGGTCACCGCGCCGCGGTGCTTCCACATCGCCTGCATGCTGCCGTAGCTCCAGCGGTACCGCTGGGACCAGAGCTGCTGGAGGCTGGCGGGAGCCTCGGTCCAGGCACGGGCGCGCTCGGCGTAGACGATCCGCCAGCCGTCGCACAGCACCGCGATGGTGATGTCGGTGTCCTCGGCGAGGGTGTCGTCGCTCATGCCGCCGACCCCGTGCAGGGCCTCCCTGCGGAAGGCGCCGACCGCGCCGGGGATGGTCGGGATGACGCCCAGCATGTCGTACATCCGGCGGTCCAGGTTGTGGCCGAGGACGTACTCGATGTGCTGCCAGGCACCGATCAGGCTGTCGCGGTTGCCGACCTTGGCGTTGCCCGCCACGGCGCCGATCCCCGGGTCGCCGAAGGGCTGGACCAGCTCGCGCACGGTGGACGGCTCGAAGACGGTGTCGCCGTCCATCATCACGATGATGTCGTGCGAGGCGGCCGCGATGCCGGTGTTGAGGGCGCTGGACTTGCCGCCGTTGACCTGGCGGATCAGCCGGACGAACGGCAGGTCCATCTCCTCGACGATGTCCGCGGTGCCGTCCGTGGAGCCGTCGTCGATGACGATCACCTCGATCGGGTGGTCACTGGCGGCCAGCGAGTTGAGGGTGTTGGCTATGCACTCGCGCTCGTTGTAGGCCGGGACCAGTACGGTGACCGGCTCGGTCACGGGCGGCCCCCAGGCGTCCCGCCGCTTGGAGCGGCGGGCATGGATCGGTGCGAGAACGAGCATCAGTGCGAACCGGCCGAAGTTGAGGAAGCCGACGAGGGCCAGCAGCCAGACCAGCACCGGCAGGGTGAGCACGGCGACCTGGGTGGCCCAGATGAATCCCTTGCCCGCCCACAGCTGGAACCCGTGCACCGGCACGGTGGCGCGGGAGGCGCCGAGTGCGTCGGAGATGGTGGTGAAGCGGTAGCCCTGGGCCTGCAGCCTGTCGATGATCTGCCCGAGGGCGGTGATGGTCTGGGTGCGGTCGCCACCCGCGTCGTGCAGCAGGATCAGCGTGCCCGCACCGGGCTTGGGCGGCATCGCCGCCTTGACGATCGCCTCGACGCCGGGACGCTTCCAGTCGTCGGTGTCGCGGTCGATGAACGCGGTGAGGTAGCCGCGCGCGCCCACGTACTTGATCACCGGGTAGTTCCAGTCGTCCATCGCGGAGGCGTCGGAGGAGTACGGCGGCCGGAACAGCGCGCTGTGGACGCCCGCGACGCCGGCCAGCGCCAGCTGCGTCTGCGCCAGCTCCCAGCTGATCCGGGCGTGGGACTGGTACACCAGATCGGGGTGGGTGAAGGTGTGCACGCCGAGTTCATGGCCGCCCGCGACGATCTGCCGGATCAGCTCCGGGTTGCGCGTGGTCATGGCGCCGGTCACGAAGAAGTCCGCACGGACGTTGCGGGCGGCGAGCACCTCCAGGATCTTCGGAGTCCACTCCGGCGAGGGGCCGTCGTCGAAGCTCAGGACCGCGGTGCGGTCGGGGATGTGATGGCTCACGGGTTGCGCGTTCTTGGTGCCCCGCGCGTCGATGATCGGACCACCCTTGAGCAGGTTGCCCGGCACGGTCGTCTTGTCGACCGAGATCGCGATCCGGGAGTCGTGGAACGCTTCGTTGGTGGCGAGGCCGCGCAGGACGAGGAGCGCGAGCAGGCAGGCCAGCAGGGACAGCGGCATGAAGAAGCGCAGCGGCGGCGCGGCCAGTCGGCGCGGCCTCAGCAGGGACTGCCGGCGGCGCTGGTGGCGGGACAATGACGCTCCTGGAGATGGGTGGTGCGGACGATCAGGGGTGCTTGGCCGGCTGGCCCGAAGCCTTTGCCCCACGCGGCGTGTTGGTCATGGGCTTCGATGGGGACGGCGTGGAGGTGCGGCCCGATGTGGCGGCCGGGGTCTTCGTCCGGGGTGTCGCAGACCGCGTGGCCGTCCGGGGGGAGGACGACGCGGACGACGGAGTGGGCGACTGCGACGGCACGGGTGAGGGCGACGGGGCGGGCGGCCGCGACGGCTGCGCGGGTATGCCCATCGCCGGGGCGTCCGCCTGCACACCGATCAGACTGCTGCCCATGGCGACCGCCAGGACCGCGCCGATCACGGAGACCGGCCAGCCGAAGCCCCGCAGCAAACGGCCGCGCAGACCCGACTGGTCGACGAACACCGGTGCGGGAGCGGGCTCCTCAAAGCTCGACTCGAACATTTCGGGCTGTGCCTGGTGCGCCGATCCGCGTTCGATGGAAGTGATGACTGGGCGCACCTTGCGAAGCCTTTCAGTGCAGGGTACGTAGACCGCGGGATGGCAGGGCGAACGCTAGTGCACCGGCGCGAATCGACTTGGGCTCGATATATGCATTTGGCGCGATCTGCCCAGGCACCGTGATCGGATCGAAATGACAATTGGCAGTACCCGCCGGTAGTCCTGTCCGCGTCTGCCGACTATTGATGACCTTAGGATGGCCCCCTGATCCGATCAGCAATTGATCTTTGCGCAAAGGGCGTGTCCGGGTACCGCCTCTACGCCCCAAGGAGCCCGTGTGAGCCAGCCCCGCCGTAGTCCTCGTCGCCGCGCGTGGACCGCGCTCACGCTGCCCGCCCTCCTGTGCGTACTCGCCGCGTGTTCCGGCGGTCCCGGGGACGATGCCGCCGCGCCCGCCCCCAGCGCCTCGCCGACCCCGTCCGGACCGCCGGGAACCCTGTTCGACAACTTCCACTACAGCGGCCCCGACGACCCCGCGCTCACCGCCCACGGCTGGGAGGTCCGCACTGGTGGGGGCGGCCCGGGGATCAAGGACACCTGGTCCACCGCCGGCGCCGGCTTCCTCTCCGACACGACCGCCCAGGGGGGCAGGGCCATGCGGCTGGAGGCCTCCACCGACGGCACCAAGCAGGGCACCCGGCAGGTCGAGGTGCAGAGCACCGGCAAGAACCTCTTCACGGGGACCTTCGCCGCCCGGGTCCACTTCAGCAACAAGCCCACGAGCGGTCGCAACGGCGACCACGTCGTGCAGACCTTCTTTCCGATTTCCCCGTCGGACTCCTCGGCCGACTACAGCGAACTCGACTTCGAGTACCTCCCCAACGGCGGCTGGGGTTCGGTGGGTTCACAACTCGACACCGTCAGCTGGTACAAGGCCGATCCGCCGGACCGGGTCAGCCACACGCTCAAGCAAAGCCTCGAGGGCTGGCACATCATGATGATCACCGCCGTGAACGGAAAGGTCATCTATTCCCTGGACGGCAAGGAGTTGTTCACCAGCTCCGGCAAGTACGTCCCGCGCGAGAAGATGGACGTGCACTTCAGCAATTGGTTCATCGATCACGCCTTCACCGGTGGTCCGCGC
This genomic interval carries:
- a CDS encoding acyltransferase produces the protein MTASVESGRSYDTVQLRVPAVLRQEPQQEPEPEAPSERKGGRDRYFDLLRALALVRVVFYHNFGWFWLPLVFPSMGVMFALAGALMTRSLSRPALGVIRGRLRRLLPPMWLFGAIMITLQIVDGWGPDSEGHPNWWWSKLAFWILPLSTPPYGEELAGFSGLQHHVEQTWAAQVIVPLWYLRAYLWYVLFSPLMLWALRKFPVVTLFTPLAVVIVMNTFFVDQDFLYGRVWETANDFTMFGSCWILGMAHQEGLLKKIPQYVVPSIAPLIMVAGFWYLQSRPVDPTEPTDIEAWPIAQALWSLGFVAILLHVSPSWKQWPRPLERWNGLVSLLNARAVSVYLWHQVALVVAVPLIDPLWGVPFVYRNLQWLLASQWFTLLVAIPLVGLLVLTFGWVEDVAAKRSPRLLPYPRRQRGRRRAAD
- a CDS encoding bifunctional polysaccharide deacetylase/glycosyltransferase family 2 protein encodes the protein MRFFMPLSLLACLLALLVLRGLATNEAFHDSRIAISVDKTTVPGNLLKGGPIIDARGTKNAQPVSHHIPDRTAVLSFDDGPSPEWTPKILEVLAARNVRADFFVTGAMTTRNPELIRQIVAGGHELGVHTFTHPDLVYQSHARISWELAQTQLALAGVAGVHSALFRPPYSSDASAMDDWNYPVIKYVGARGYLTAFIDRDTDDWKRPGVEAIVKAAMPPKPGAGTLILLHDAGGDRTQTITALGQIIDRLQAQGYRFTTISDALGASRATVPVHGFQLWAGKGFIWATQVAVLTLPVLVWLLALVGFLNFGRFALMLVLAPIHARRSKRRDAWGPPVTEPVTVLVPAYNERECIANTLNSLAASDHPIEVIVIDDGSTDGTADIVEEMDLPFVRLIRQVNGGKSSALNTGIAAASHDIIVMMDGDTVFEPSTVRELVQPFGDPGIGAVAGNAKVGNRDSLIGAWQHIEYVLGHNLDRRMYDMLGVIPTIPGAVGAFRREALHGVGGMSDDTLAEDTDITIAVLCDGWRIVYAERARAWTEAPASLQQLWSQRYRWSYGSMQAMWKHRGAVTSRGPAGRFGRLGLPLVVLFGVIAPLLAPLVDLFLLYGVLFGDAPITLTSWGGFILLQAALSWYAFRLDHEKPWHLISLPIQQLVYRQLMYVVLLQSAITAMTGGRLRWQKLRRTGEVASAPVEA
- a CDS encoding glycoside hydrolase family 16 protein; this encodes MSQPRRSPRRRAWTALTLPALLCVLAACSGGPGDDAAAPAPSASPTPSGPPGTLFDNFHYSGPDDPALTAHGWEVRTGGGGPGIKDTWSTAGAGFLSDTTAQGGRAMRLEASTDGTKQGTRQVEVQSTGKNLFTGTFAARVHFSNKPTSGRNGDHVVQTFFPISPSDSSADYSELDFEYLPNGGWGSVGSQLDTVSWYKADPPDRVSHTLKQSLEGWHIMMITAVNGKVIYSLDGKELFTSSGKYVPREKMDVHFSNWFIDHAFTGGPRAWEMKINWFYYKAGEAVSQADVQKTVDGFYSAGTDYINTVPKS